Proteins encoded together in one Anaerococcus murdochii window:
- the udk gene encoding uridine kinase: protein MIRPKIVAVAGGSASGKSTIVKIIAETFKDDLIVVGHDNYYRAHDDLDFEERKLLNYDHPKAFDTDLFCDDLERLVAGEEIDMPVYDYTIHTRSKETIKVKAKKIILIEGILVLYDKRIRDLTDTKVFVDADSDIRLKRRILRDTVERGRSVESCLTQYIEQVKPMHEKYVEPSKKYADIIIPRGAKNIKGIEILSKHIENMIGNTNES from the coding sequence ATGATAAGACCCAAAATCGTAGCAGTTGCTGGAGGTTCTGCCTCTGGCAAATCTACGATAGTAAAGATAATTGCAGAAACTTTCAAAGATGATTTGATAGTTGTGGGCCACGATAATTATTACAGGGCCCATGACGACCTAGATTTTGAAGAAAGAAAGCTTTTAAATTATGACCATCCAAAGGCCTTTGATACTGATTTGTTTTGCGACGACCTTGAAAGATTGGTAGCAGGCGAAGAAATTGATATGCCTGTCTACGACTACACCATCCACACCAGGAGCAAAGAGACAATCAAAGTTAAGGCCAAAAAGATCATCCTCATAGAGGGGATTTTGGTCCTATATGATAAAAGAATAAGAGACCTTACAGACACTAAGGTCTTTGTGGATGCTGATAGTGATATTAGACTAAAAAGAAGAATCCTAAGGGATACGGTAGAAAGGGGAAGGTCAGTGGAATCTTGCCTCACCCAATATATTGAGCAGGTCAAACCAATGCACGAAAAGTACGTAGAACCAAGCAAAAAATACGCCGACATCATTATCCCAAGGGGAGCTAAGAATATCAAGGGTATAGAAATTTTGTCTAAACATATAGAAAATATGATAGGAAATACTAATGAAAGTTAA
- the glgB gene encoding 1,4-alpha-glucan branching protein GlgB: protein MKVNILPTNYQEIKDYIDGNSTIGHKIWGAIPHEDGYIFRVYAPNADEVYIKGDFTGWQNEKLVKNDEFGYFYGFYKAKVNDYYKYIVVKDGNWMEKTDPFAHAMDGEGDFAARITAEDDYVFNDDDFIKTRDKNFDKPLNIYELHIGSFMRFTGKVNFLDIVDSLVKHVKEMGYTHVEIMPVTEYPFYPSWGYQSTGFFAISHRYGTGLDFKKFVDILHQNGIGVILDVVAVHYASDFYGLDHFDGTAMYESQYMDLKYSEWGSNNFDYSKGHVRSFMKSSMAYLIEEFHLDGIRIDAVSYMVFYNGNSNRGVHHDNIFFIKNLNETLENLHPDVMRIAEDSSDYPKVTHPVSEGGLGFDYKWDMGWMNDTLRYFKVDSMNRRDYQTNINFSMYYFYNEKFLLPLSHDEVVHLKKSMIDKMNGSYEDKFKQLKVLMTYQMTHPGKMLNFMGNEIATFEEWNENVGIRWEYLDYPIHDGYNRFVKDLNKLYKDEKAFYKYDYDQDGFVWRVVDDNTNSVFAYERIADGDRYLVILNMANVYQPYYEIYYDEDLVFEEVFNSLDEKYGEYRNNKRRIEVKKGNNLGLELWQYEAVIFKIREI, encoded by the coding sequence ATGAAAGTTAATATTTTACCAACAAATTACCAGGAAATTAAAGATTATATAGACGGCAATTCCACCATTGGCCATAAGATTTGGGGAGCAATCCCTCATGAAGATGGCTATATATTTAGAGTCTATGCACCAAATGCAGATGAAGTTTATATCAAAGGAGACTTTACTGGTTGGCAAAACGAAAAACTTGTAAAAAACGACGAGTTTGGATATTTTTATGGCTTTTATAAAGCAAAGGTCAATGACTATTACAAATATATAGTGGTCAAGGATGGGAATTGGATGGAAAAAACTGATCCTTTTGCCCATGCAATGGACGGAGAAGGCGACTTTGCAGCTAGAATCACAGCAGAAGATGACTATGTATTTAATGATGATGACTTTATAAAAACTAGGGATAAAAATTTTGACAAGCCCCTAAATATATATGAACTCCACATAGGATCTTTTATGAGATTTACTGGCAAGGTAAATTTCCTAGACATAGTTGATAGTCTTGTTAAGCATGTTAAGGAAATGGGATACACTCATGTTGAAATTATGCCAGTTACAGAATATCCTTTTTACCCATCTTGGGGCTACCAATCGACAGGATTTTTTGCAATTAGCCACAGGTATGGGACAGGTCTTGATTTTAAAAAGTTTGTAGACATCCTCCACCAAAACGGCATCGGGGTCATCCTTGATGTGGTCGCAGTTCACTACGCTTCAGATTTTTATGGTCTTGACCATTTTGATGGAACAGCCATGTACGAGTCCCAATATATGGACTTAAAATATTCTGAATGGGGTTCAAATAACTTTGACTATTCAAAGGGCCATGTGAGAAGCTTTATGAAGTCTTCTATGGCATATTTAATCGAAGAATTTCACCTAGATGGAATTAGGATTGACGCTGTGTCTTATATGGTATTTTATAATGGAAATTCAAATAGGGGCGTCCACCACGATAACATCTTCTTTATAAAAAACTTAAATGAAACTTTAGAGAACCTCCACCCAGATGTGATGAGGATTGCAGAAGATTCTTCTGATTATCCAAAGGTAACCCATCCGGTTTCTGAAGGTGGACTTGGTTTTGATTATAAGTGGGATATGGGTTGGATGAATGATACCTTGAGGTATTTCAAAGTCGATTCTATGAATAGAAGGGACTACCAAACCAATATCAATTTCTCCATGTATTATTTTTACAATGAGAAATTCCTGCTTCCACTAAGCCACGATGAGGTTGTCCACCTCAAAAAATCTATGATTGACAAAATGAATGGGTCCTATGAAGATAAATTCAAACAATTAAAGGTCCTAATGACCTACCAAATGACCCATCCAGGCAAGATGTTAAACTTTATGGGCAATGAAATTGCGACCTTTGAAGAGTGGAACGAAAATGTAGGAATTAGGTGGGAATATCTTGATTATCCAATCCACGATGGATATAATCGTTTTGTAAAAGATTTGAACAAATTATATAAGGACGAAAAGGCCTTTTACAAGTATGATTATGATCAAGATGGCTTTGTGTGGAGAGTAGTAGACGATAATACCAACTCTGTCTTTGCCTATGAGAGGATAGCAGACGGGGATAGGTATTTGGTTATCTTAAATATGGCCAATGTCTACCAACCATACTACGAAATATATTATGACGAAGATTTAGTTTTTGAGGAAGTATTTAATTCCTTAGATGAAAAATACGGCGAGTATAGAAATAATAAGAGAAGAATAGAAGTTAAGAAAGGAAATAATCTGGGATTAGAGCTTTGGCAATACGAAGCTGTAATCTTTAAGATAAGAGAAATATGA
- a CDS encoding FAD:protein FMN transferase, which translates to MKKILMVLALAASLTACANINEKENVEKPKLEAVNEDSSKEDVDASSSDEEKVQSDSEENTQLEKHTENVYEYFDTVTTFLAYTKDQEEFDKYVKVLRDELKTYHELYNSYDAFEGVNNFRTINENAGKEPVKVDPKIIELVEYSKKMYDLTDGKINIAMGSLLGLWHDYREMSLDNLEKAAIPEESMLVKASAHKDIDSIVVDEKAGTVFIKDPEVRIDIGAIGKGYATKIIANKLQEEGLKHGILSVGGDDVLIGDNPASENSYYKIAIQNPDLEDKENPYSSVVSLKNTSVVTSGDYQRFFMVDGKRYHHIIDPETMYPSTRWRSVSVILDDIAEADTISTYLFIIDLEEGREFAKKVGAEVLWIDEDYNSYSTEGWPEVE; encoded by the coding sequence ATGAAAAAAATACTTATGGTTTTGGCACTCGCTGCAAGTCTTACAGCTTGTGCCAATATTAATGAAAAAGAAAATGTAGAAAAACCAAAACTAGAAGCAGTGAACGAAGATTCTTCAAAGGAAGATGTAGATGCTAGCTCAAGTGATGAGGAAAAAGTTCAAAGTGATTCAGAAGAAAATACCCAACTAGAAAAACACACAGAAAATGTTTACGAATACTTTGATACAGTCACAACTTTCTTAGCCTACACAAAGGATCAAGAAGAGTTTGATAAATACGTAAAAGTTTTAAGAGATGAACTTAAGACCTATCATGAACTATATAACTCCTACGATGCTTTTGAAGGGGTCAATAACTTTAGGACCATCAATGAAAATGCAGGTAAAGAGCCAGTTAAGGTTGACCCAAAGATCATAGAACTTGTAGAATATTCTAAAAAAATGTATGACCTTACAGATGGAAAAATAAACATAGCTATGGGTTCTCTCTTAGGCCTTTGGCACGATTATAGGGAAATGTCCCTAGATAATCTAGAAAAGGCTGCAATTCCAGAAGAAAGTATGCTTGTTAAGGCCAGTGCCCACAAGGATATTGATTCTATAGTAGTTGATGAAAAGGCAGGTACTGTATTTATCAAAGATCCAGAAGTTAGGATAGATATTGGAGCTATCGGCAAGGGCTATGCAACAAAAATAATCGCAAATAAGCTACAAGAAGAAGGTCTAAAACACGGAATCCTATCTGTAGGTGGGGATGATGTTCTAATTGGAGATAATCCAGCTAGTGAAAATTCTTATTATAAGATAGCCATCCAAAACCCAGACCTAGAAGATAAGGAAAATCCATATTCATCTGTAGTTAGCCTTAAAAATACATCTGTAGTAACAAGTGGGGACTACCAAAGATTTTTCATGGTAGATGGCAAGAGATACCACCACATAATTGACCCAGAAACTATGTATCCATCAACAAGATGGAGATCAGTTTCTGTAATTTTAGATGATATAGCAGAGGCAGATACAATTTCTACCTATCTTTTCATCATAGATCTTGAAGAAGGTCGTGAGTTTGCGAAAAAAGTTGGGGCTGAAGTTTTGTGGATAGATGAAGATTATAATTCTTATTCTACAGAAGGCTGGCCTGAAGTAGAATAA
- a CDS encoding acyl carrier protein — protein MKDRKPINLSWLVEKWTLIDEDTYLKNMWLNTESLDFIRINKEIQTNEDIEASYIDIDQDVEKYILMPGTSEVDNSDIRDAFISTLDRRERDAFVENAEFIAPSAEFMDTVYELGLEGRWNDFRDKVAAGLLLSWAEDEGLSVNKDMETININKI, from the coding sequence ATGAAAGACAGAAAACCAATCAACCTATCATGGTTAGTTGAAAAATGGACTTTGATAGATGAGGACACATACTTAAAAAATATGTGGTTAAACACTGAATCCCTTGATTTTATCAGGATCAATAAGGAGATTCAAACCAATGAAGACATTGAAGCGTCCTATATAGATATAGACCAGGATGTAGAAAAATATATCCTTATGCCAGGTACAAGCGAAGTAGATAATTCCGACATTAGGGATGCCTTTATCTCTACCTTAGATAGGAGAGAAAGGGATGCCTTTGTGGAAAACGCTGAGTTTATAGCACCAAGCGCTGAGTTTATGGATACAGTTTATGAACTTGGCCTAGAAGGCAGATGGAACGACTTTAGAGATAAGGTCGCGGCAGGTTTGTTACTAAGTTGGGCAGAAGACGAGGGGCTTTCTGTCAACAAAGATATGGAGACAATTAATATAAATAAAATATGA
- a CDS encoding NAD(P)-dependent oxidoreductase, protein MKISLIDPLEVKESYIEEQKEKLEKLGHDFTYYKESAKDEEEKIARLKDADIAIITNKPVSRKVIENTNLDLIDVAFTGVDHVDLEACKEKGIKVLNASGYSDDSVAELVIGLTIGVLRKFDKNNENIFEGKSNPLLGSLIKGKTFGVIGTGHIGKKLIELLQVFGCKIIAFSRTEKDDIKALGVEYVDLKTLLKEADIVSLHIPNNKETKHFLGKEELDLMKEGAVLINCARGAVVDNDYLAKLLNEDKLRAGIDVFDMEPPLPADYPLRNAKNVLLTNHVAFYTEEAMQIRADIVFDNLYSYLDGKIKNEIKL, encoded by the coding sequence ATGAAAATTAGTCTTATTGATCCATTAGAAGTTAAAGAATCTTATATAGAAGAACAAAAGGAAAAACTTGAAAAACTTGGCCATGATTTTACCTACTATAAGGAAAGTGCCAAGGATGAGGAAGAAAAAATAGCAAGGCTAAAAGATGCTGATATAGCTATTATTACCAATAAACCTGTATCTAGAAAGGTAATAGAAAATACCAATCTAGACCTAATTGACGTTGCCTTTACAGGGGTTGACCACGTTGACCTTGAAGCTTGTAAGGAAAAAGGCATAAAAGTTCTAAACGCATCTGGTTATTCAGATGATTCTGTAGCTGAGCTTGTAATCGGTCTAACAATTGGAGTTTTAAGAAAATTTGACAAAAATAATGAAAATATTTTTGAAGGAAAATCAAATCCACTTTTAGGTTCCCTTATCAAAGGCAAAACTTTTGGTGTTATAGGGACAGGCCATATAGGTAAAAAACTCATCGAACTTCTCCAAGTTTTTGGATGTAAGATTATTGCTTTCTCTAGGACAGAAAAAGACGACATCAAGGCTCTAGGAGTAGAATATGTTGACCTTAAGACCCTTCTTAAGGAAGCTGACATAGTATCCCTTCATATACCAAACAACAAAGAAACCAAGCACTTCTTAGGAAAAGAGGAACTTGACCTAATGAAGGAAGGTGCTGTTCTAATTAACTGTGCAAGGGGAGCTGTAGTTGATAATGACTACCTGGCCAAATTATTAAATGAAGATAAGCTAAGGGCTGGTATTGATGTTTTTGATATGGAACCACCACTTCCAGCTGATTATCCACTAAGAAATGCTAAAAATGTCCTACTAACAAACCACGTTGCTTTTTATACAGAAGAAGCCATGCAAATTAGGGCAGACATTGTATTTGACAACCTTTACTCCTACCTAGATGGGAAAATAAAAAACGAGATTAAATTATGA
- a CDS encoding sugar transferase, translated as MNKVNEDLIYEKLNKKKVSLFFKRFFDILVSLIVLIIIAIPMIIVAIFIKLDSKGPVFYKQERLAKGKRPFYIIKFRTMRVGADKNLDNLTVKNDPRITKTGEFLRKWKIDELPQFINVLKGDMSLVGPRPETPKMVNLYPNYYDVIFAVRPGITDYASIEFRNESEYYNSIEDSEKIYLEKILPIKIDLKLKYIENLSIKTDISILFKTAKTIITK; from the coding sequence GTGAATAAGGTAAACGAAGATTTAATTTATGAAAAATTAAATAAGAAAAAAGTGTCTTTGTTTTTCAAGAGATTTTTTGATATTCTTGTATCGCTCATAGTCTTGATAATAATTGCTATTCCAATGATAATTGTGGCAATTTTTATTAAGCTTGATTCAAAAGGACCTGTTTTTTACAAGCAAGAAAGGCTTGCCAAGGGCAAAAGACCTTTTTATATCATTAAATTTAGGACAATGAGAGTGGGCGCCGACAAAAACCTTGATAACCTAACAGTCAAAAACGACCCAAGGATTACAAAAACTGGGGAATTTTTGAGAAAATGGAAGATTGACGAACTCCCTCAATTTATAAATGTCCTAAAGGGCGATATGTCACTTGTGGGACCAAGGCCAGAAACACCAAAGATGGTAAATTTATATCCAAATTACTACGACGTAATTTTTGCTGTAAGGCCTGGGATTACTGACTATGCATCCATAGAATTTAGGAATGAATCTGAATATTATAATTCAATTGAGGATAGTGAGAAGATTTACCTAGAAAAAATCCTCCCAATAAAAATAGATCTTAAGTTAAAATATATAGAAAATCTGTCAATAAAGACTGATATTTCAATACTTTTTAAGACAGCTAAAACAATTATCACAAAATAA
- a CDS encoding VOC family protein: MAVALTFKNGLCDEAINYYCNVFDLAYPEDIIRYRDFAKFNHPPKIRDRIYNSHLDIYGNRIYLYDVTNDDTYVKGNNVKIVIETDSDKLYRAYINFKKDSNVTSEPQKLDNKLFTSFVDKYDISWQFIAEIID; this comes from the coding sequence ATGGCAGTAGCTTTAACTTTTAAAAACGGATTGTGTGATGAGGCAATAAACTATTATTGCAATGTTTTTGACCTTGCCTATCCAGAAGATATTATTAGATATAGGGATTTTGCAAAATTCAACCACCCTCCAAAAATTAGGGATAGGATTTATAATTCCCACCTAGATATTTATGGCAATAGGATATACCTCTATGATGTCACAAATGATGACACCTATGTCAAGGGCAACAATGTAAAAATAGTGATAGAAACAGATTCAGATAAGCTTTATAGGGCCTATATAAATTTCAAAAAAGATTCAAACGTAACCAGCGAGCCACAAAAATTAGACAATAAATTATTTACAAGTTTTGTGGACAAATACGATATAAGCTGGCAATTTATAGCGGAAATTATAGATTAA